In the Colwellia sp. 20A7 genome, one interval contains:
- a CDS encoding FGGY-family carbohydrate kinase — protein sequence MSNHVTEKYILALDNGTQSIRALLFDLNGGLVAKSKVDIEPYFSKQPGWAEQEPNYYWQMLTKACHELWPKLDALAIKKSQIKAAALTCQRATMVNLDANGLPLRPAVVWLDQREQNTLDKMSWYWRALFTMAGEKNTVTYFRSQAEANWIKHQQPEIWQKTHKFMLLSGFHSFKLTGNYVDSVSSQVGYLPFNFKKHRWSASLDWRWQALPITKDMLPTLIPCGDELGKISEQAAIDTGIPKGLPLISAGSDKACEVLGSGCLTPNIGSLSYGTTATYNTTNNKYVEAIKRLPAYPAAMPNNYNTEIIIQRGYWMVSWFKREFGLKEQQIADYQGIMVESLFDDLLKQVPAGSMGLILQPYWNPGIKTPGPEAKGAMIGFSDVHTRAHIYRAIIEGIGYALREGKELSEKRSKVKITQLMVSGGGSQSDEAMQITADIFGMPAQRPHTYETSGLGAAINAAVGIGLFDNYQSAVNKMTHGGDVFTPIAANKAIYDELYRNVYQKMYARLNPLYRSIRSIIGYSK from the coding sequence TTGAGTAATCATGTAACTGAAAAGTACATTTTAGCCCTTGATAATGGCACACAAAGTATTCGTGCTTTGTTATTTGATCTCAATGGAGGACTAGTAGCTAAAAGTAAGGTTGATATTGAACCTTACTTTTCAAAGCAACCTGGTTGGGCTGAGCAAGAGCCTAATTATTATTGGCAAATGTTAACGAAAGCTTGTCATGAACTGTGGCCCAAGCTTGATGCATTAGCAATTAAAAAATCACAAATTAAAGCTGCTGCACTCACGTGTCAACGAGCGACTATGGTTAACCTAGACGCTAATGGCTTACCTTTACGACCAGCGGTTGTTTGGTTAGATCAACGAGAACAAAACACCTTAGATAAAATGAGTTGGTACTGGCGAGCCCTTTTTACTATGGCAGGTGAAAAAAATACCGTTACTTATTTTAGAAGTCAGGCTGAAGCCAACTGGATTAAGCATCAACAACCTGAGATTTGGCAAAAAACACATAAGTTTATGCTACTGTCAGGTTTTCATAGTTTTAAATTAACAGGAAACTATGTTGATTCCGTTTCAAGCCAAGTAGGTTACCTCCCTTTTAATTTTAAGAAACATCGTTGGTCAGCTTCATTAGACTGGCGCTGGCAAGCACTGCCGATTACTAAAGATATGCTGCCAACACTAATCCCTTGTGGCGATGAATTAGGTAAAATCTCTGAGCAAGCGGCAATAGATACCGGTATTCCCAAAGGTTTACCACTCATCTCTGCGGGCTCAGATAAAGCGTGTGAAGTTTTAGGCTCTGGTTGCTTAACTCCTAATATTGGCAGTTTAAGCTACGGCACTACCGCGACTTATAACACCACAAATAATAAATATGTTGAAGCAATCAAACGCTTACCGGCTTACCCTGCCGCAATGCCGAATAATTATAATACTGAAATTATAATCCAGCGCGGATATTGGATGGTAAGTTGGTTTAAACGGGAGTTTGGTTTAAAAGAGCAACAAATTGCTGACTACCAAGGCATTATGGTGGAAAGCCTATTTGATGACCTACTAAAGCAAGTACCTGCAGGATCTATGGGGCTCATTTTACAGCCGTATTGGAATCCTGGTATTAAAACGCCAGGCCCTGAAGCAAAAGGTGCAATGATTGGTTTTAGTGATGTTCATACTCGGGCCCATATCTATCGAGCAATAATCGAAGGCATAGGTTATGCACTACGTGAAGGCAAAGAATTATCAGAAAAGCGATCAAAGGTTAAAATCACTCAGTTAATGGTGTCAGGTGGCGGCTCACAAAGTGATGAAGCTATGCAGATTACTGCAGATATTTTTGGTATGCCGGCGCAACGACCGCATACTTATGAAACATCCGGCTTAGGAGCAGCAATCAATGCAGCAGTGGGTATTGGCTTATTTGATAATTATCAAAGTGCAGTAAATAAAATGACCCATGGCGGTGATGTTTTCACACCAATAGCAGCAAATAAAGCAATATATGATGAGCTTTATCGTAATGTATACCAAAAGATGTATGCTAGATTAAATCCATTATATAGAAGCATTCGTAGCATAATTGGCTATTCAAAATAA